The Actinomycetes bacterium genome has a segment encoding these proteins:
- a CDS encoding SMP-30/gluconolactonase/LRE family protein, producing the protein MERRTAEPIVLDAGDLPECPRWDDVSQRLHWVDIYAGRLCVWSPSTGERSTYDVGQPLGSFAFREGQGFVLALAAGFALSGADPSGWEPVGAHRLPDSPIRMNDGACDPVGRFLAGTMRHDEAAHGGALWRLDPQTESGQRPPPEPVVAPTSISNGLGWSADGRTLFHVDSADRVVWVRDYDVETGTVAASRPFVTFDEGDGYPDGLVVDSEGCLWVALWDGGRVVRVDPTGEVLAEVLVPARRVSSCTLGGVSGSELYITTARRRLDPSVLEAEPLHGSIFVCPVDVTAPTLARYAG; encoded by the coding sequence GTGGAGCGAAGGACTGCCGAGCCGATCGTCCTCGATGCCGGTGACCTGCCGGAGTGTCCACGGTGGGACGACGTCTCCCAGCGCCTGCACTGGGTCGACATCTACGCCGGCCGCCTGTGCGTCTGGTCCCCGAGCACCGGCGAGCGGAGCACCTACGACGTGGGACAGCCGCTCGGCAGCTTCGCGTTCCGCGAGGGGCAGGGCTTCGTCCTGGCGCTGGCGGCGGGCTTCGCCCTCAGCGGCGCCGATCCGTCGGGATGGGAGCCCGTGGGCGCCCATCGCCTTCCCGACAGCCCGATCCGCATGAACGACGGCGCGTGCGATCCGGTGGGACGCTTCCTCGCGGGAACGATGCGCCACGACGAGGCGGCCCACGGTGGTGCGCTCTGGCGGCTGGACCCGCAGACGGAGTCTGGCCAGCGTCCTCCGCCGGAGCCGGTCGTCGCACCGACGTCCATCTCCAACGGCCTCGGCTGGAGCGCCGACGGCCGTACGCTCTTCCACGTCGACTCGGCCGACCGCGTGGTGTGGGTACGCGACTACGACGTCGAGACCGGAACCGTCGCCGCGTCGAGACCGTTCGTGACCTTCGACGAGGGCGACGGCTATCCCGACGGCCTCGTCGTCGACAGCGAAGGCTGTCTGTGGGTCGCCCTGTGGGACGGCGGGCGCGTCGTCCGCGTGGACCCGACCGGCGAGGTGCTCGCTGAGGTCCTGGTCCCGGCGCGTCGGGTGAGCAGCTGCACCCTCGGCGGGGTCTCGGGCAGCGAGCTCTACATCACGACGGCGCGTCGTCGACTCGACCCGTCGGTGCTCGAGGCCGAGCCGCTGCACGGCTCGATCTTCGTCTGCCCTGTCGACGTCACCGCCCCGACCCTCGCCCGCTACGCGGGCTGA
- a CDS encoding RidA family protein, with the protein MPRQAFRTELAPRPAGPYSQSVRIDNIVVGAGQAGIRPDGSIVDGVREQTRQAFANLLAAMAEAGATGQDVVSVRVFLRHPEQFAEMNEAYAEVFTEPYPARTTVFVGLPAGLEVEVDALAVLPRTDPSETGSGS; encoded by the coding sequence ATGCCACGCCAGGCATTCCGCACCGAGCTCGCACCACGCCCTGCGGGTCCCTACTCCCAGAGCGTCCGGATCGACAACATCGTCGTCGGCGCCGGCCAGGCCGGGATCCGGCCCGACGGATCGATCGTCGACGGGGTCCGTGAGCAGACCCGGCAGGCCTTCGCCAACCTGCTGGCCGCGATGGCCGAGGCGGGCGCGACCGGCCAGGACGTGGTGAGCGTGCGGGTCTTCCTGCGCCACCCGGAGCAGTTCGCCGAGATGAACGAGGCCTATGCCGAGGTCTTCACCGAGCCCTATCCCGCGCGGACCACGGTCTTCGTGGGGCTGCCGGCCGGGTTGGAGGTCGAGGTCGACGCGCTCGCCGTGCTGCCCCGCACGGATCCCTCCGAGACCGGGAGCGGAAGCTGA
- a CDS encoding amino acid deaminase, with protein MAVLAESALLHNARWMRTYCDAHGFVAAPHAKTSLSPELCRLQMAEGAWGMTTASVAQAQAVLGMGIDHVLIATEVIDEAPLRDLVTDVMAEPRRELVVFVDSARGIGALETAVREVGADPGRVGVLVELGQPGARSGVRDRTTGIELAERVHASSTLTLRGVGAYEGTIASARTPDSLDRVDAFLHDVVVLASELRDRGLVGDHDMVSVGGSMYLDRVGTVLSPVAASGAMVLVRSGCYITHDHGLYDAAALLTPSLPPLRAALQVWARVVSQPEPGLAILNAGRRHVSHDNGLPVPLHLVGDDGRAVDASATSVSALSDHHASLRFPDTVPVRVGDLVALGISHPCTTFDKWSTLLVLDDDGQQVGLCRTLL; from the coding sequence GTGGCGGTCCTCGCCGAGTCGGCGTTGCTCCACAACGCACGGTGGATGCGCACCTATTGCGACGCGCACGGGTTCGTTGCCGCCCCGCACGCCAAGACCAGCCTGTCGCCCGAGCTGTGCCGACTACAGATGGCAGAGGGCGCCTGGGGAATGACCACGGCGTCCGTGGCGCAGGCGCAGGCGGTGCTCGGGATGGGCATCGACCATGTGCTCATCGCCACCGAGGTGATCGACGAGGCGCCGCTGCGTGACCTGGTCACCGACGTGATGGCAGAACCGCGGCGCGAGCTCGTCGTCTTCGTCGATTCGGCACGAGGCATCGGGGCGCTCGAGACAGCTGTGCGCGAGGTCGGCGCCGACCCCGGACGGGTCGGTGTCCTCGTCGAGCTCGGGCAGCCGGGAGCTCGCAGCGGCGTGCGCGACCGGACGACGGGGATCGAGCTGGCCGAGCGAGTCCATGCTTCCTCGACACTGACACTGCGAGGCGTGGGCGCGTACGAGGGCACGATCGCGAGCGCGCGGACACCGGACTCCCTCGACCGCGTCGACGCGTTCCTGCACGACGTCGTCGTGCTGGCGAGCGAGCTGCGGGACCGCGGCTTGGTCGGCGACCACGACATGGTGTCGGTCGGCGGCAGCATGTACCTGGATCGGGTGGGCACGGTGCTGTCGCCGGTCGCAGCATCCGGGGCAATGGTCCTTGTGCGAAGCGGCTGCTACATCACTCACGACCATGGGCTCTACGACGCGGCCGCTCTCCTCACGCCATCGCTTCCGCCGCTGCGAGCGGCCCTTCAGGTGTGGGCTCGAGTGGTCTCGCAGCCTGAGCCGGGCCTTGCCATCCTCAACGCGGGACGGCGACACGTGTCCCACGACAACGGACTGCCGGTGCCCCTGCACCTGGTCGGCGACGACGGGCGCGCGGTGGACGCGTCGGCCACGTCGGTGTCCGCGCTGAGCGACCACCACGCCTCCCTGAGATTCCCCGACACGGTCCCGGTGAGGGTGGGCGACCTGGTCGCGCTCGGGATCTCGCATCCCTGCACCACCTTCGACAAGTGGTCGACACTCCTCGTCCTGGACGACGACGGTCAGCAGGTCGGACTGTGCCGCACCCTGCTGTGA
- a CDS encoding alpha-glucosidase/alpha-galactosidase, whose protein sequence is MTTAVTFVGAGSVEFTRDLVADILRFPDLGPVDLRLHDIDPDRLSTAEGVARSVARSTGTSPTVSTFADRRAALEGARFVINTVAVGGLDATRADFEVPARFGLRQTIGDTLGIGGIFRALRTFPVLDQILEDMQEVCPDAWLLNYTNPMAMNIWYASLRAPSIRTVGLCHSVYWTVRGLCEVMGVDHEAVSYDSAGVNHQAWLLRLEKDGRDLYPLLDERIRDDPELRRRVRVDMYKRIGYYPTETSEHSSEYVPWYLHNEAEIERLRIPIGVYLDISEENAATFQATRDAIVAGRDIEVHDGATEYAPQVIHSIVTGTTRRIHANVPNRGLISNLPSGAAVEVPCYVDELGVHPVAMGDLPAQCAALNRSFLNVAELTVRAAVDGDPRLVRLAAMVDPATAAALTVDEIWQLCDAMTQAHRDRLPLALRNERLPFVTDSVERRA, encoded by the coding sequence ATGACCACCGCCGTCACGTTCGTGGGGGCCGGGAGCGTGGAGTTCACACGCGACCTCGTCGCCGACATCCTCCGCTTCCCCGACCTCGGTCCCGTGGACCTGCGTCTGCACGACATCGACCCGGACCGGCTGAGCACCGCCGAGGGGGTTGCGCGGTCGGTCGCGCGATCAACCGGAACCTCGCCCACGGTGTCGACCTTCGCCGACCGTCGTGCGGCGCTCGAGGGTGCTCGGTTCGTCATCAACACGGTGGCCGTAGGAGGTCTTGACGCCACACGGGCCGACTTCGAGGTCCCGGCCCGCTTCGGGCTGCGCCAGACCATCGGCGACACGCTCGGCATCGGCGGCATCTTCCGTGCCCTTCGCACCTTCCCCGTCCTCGACCAGATCCTCGAGGACATGCAGGAGGTGTGCCCCGACGCCTGGTTGCTGAACTACACCAACCCGATGGCGATGAACATCTGGTACGCCTCGCTGAGGGCGCCCTCGATCCGGACGGTGGGCCTTTGCCACTCGGTTTACTGGACCGTGCGGGGCCTGTGCGAGGTCATGGGGGTCGACCACGAGGCAGTCTCCTACGACTCGGCGGGTGTCAACCACCAGGCGTGGTTGCTGCGCCTGGAGAAGGACGGACGGGACCTGTACCCGCTGCTGGACGAGCGCATCCGCGACGACCCCGAGCTGCGGCGGCGGGTACGGGTCGACATGTACAAGCGGATCGGCTACTACCCGACGGAGACGAGCGAGCACTCCAGCGAGTACGTGCCCTGGTACCTGCACAACGAGGCGGAGATCGAGCGCCTGCGCATCCCGATCGGGGTCTATCTCGACATCAGCGAGGAGAACGCCGCGACCTTCCAGGCGACCCGCGACGCGATCGTCGCGGGTCGCGACATCGAGGTTCACGACGGTGCGACGGAGTACGCGCCGCAGGTGATCCACAGCATCGTCACCGGCACCACGCGACGCATCCACGCCAACGTCCCCAACCGGGGGCTCATCTCGAACCTGCCGAGCGGGGCTGCGGTGGAGGTGCCGTGCTACGTCGACGAGCTCGGCGTCCACCCGGTGGCCATGGGTGACCTCCCTGCACAGTGCGCGGCGCTGAACCGCTCCTTCCTCAACGTGGCAGAGCTCACCGTGCGCGCGGCCGTCGACGGTGATCCGCGGTTGGTCCGGCTCGCCGCGATGGTCGACCCCGCGACGGCGGCCGCGCTGACGGTCGACGAGATCTGGCAGCTCTGCGACGCGATGACCCAGGCACACCGGGACCGGCTCCCCCTCGCGCTCAGGAACGAGCGCCTCCCGTTCGTCACCGACTCCGTGGAACGTCGGGCGTGA
- a CDS encoding DeoR/GlpR family DNA-binding transcription regulator, with protein MRQEDRLGQILQQLNQHGTVAVLDLAAQLEVSEATVRRDLHLLQEQKLLTRTHGGAVASGVLYELPMRYRGGQHYDAKRAIAEAAAQLIPPEATSIGLNGGTTTTEVSRALAVRSGLRVVTNALNIASELAVRSNIELVVCGGSARAESYELVGPLAELTLANINLDIAVIGVDGVSAAAGFTTHHEVEAHTNRALVRAAERVIVVADSSKVGRRGFAKIVDISVASDIVTDSGVDPSDAAELERLGPTVHVVPVP; from the coding sequence ATGCGCCAGGAGGACCGGCTCGGGCAGATCCTGCAGCAGCTCAACCAGCACGGAACGGTGGCCGTGCTGGACCTCGCCGCCCAGCTGGAGGTCTCCGAGGCCACGGTGCGTCGCGACCTCCACCTGCTCCAGGAGCAGAAGCTGCTCACCCGGACCCATGGCGGGGCGGTCGCGTCGGGCGTCCTCTACGAGCTGCCGATGCGCTACCGCGGAGGTCAGCACTACGACGCCAAACGGGCGATCGCCGAGGCCGCCGCGCAGCTCATCCCGCCCGAGGCCACCTCGATCGGGCTCAACGGTGGCACGACGACCACCGAGGTGTCGCGTGCCCTGGCCGTGCGATCTGGCCTGCGGGTGGTCACGAATGCGCTCAACATCGCCTCCGAGCTCGCTGTGCGGTCGAACATCGAACTCGTGGTGTGCGGCGGAAGTGCCCGAGCCGAGTCCTACGAGCTCGTCGGGCCGCTCGCGGAGCTCACGCTGGCCAACATCAACCTGGACATTGCCGTCATCGGCGTCGACGGCGTGAGCGCCGCGGCGGGCTTCACCACCCATCACGAGGTCGAGGCCCACACGAACCGCGCGCTGGTCCGGGCGGCTGAGCGCGTCATCGTTGTCGCCGACTCCAGCAAGGTGGGTCGGCGCGGCTTCGCCAAGATCGTCGACATCTCGGTCGCGTCCGACATCGTGACCGACTCCGGTGTCGACCCGAGCGACGCCGCCGAGCTGGAGCGCCTCGGCCCCACGGTGCACGTCGTCCCGGTCCCCTGA
- a CDS encoding ABC transporter substrate-binding protein: protein MVLVQPAGRPHRPRTRRTTLLVALGVAAALGAAGCSGGSSSGSAGGSASAGGGSTSITVAHGYTDAEAAELKKQVAQWNSAHPKETVKLLFNGGNDSALQKTVAGFTAGNFPDVAYEYGSSAAQLARQPKLVDLTDKVTSPALDWQDFFPSERQAATVNGKVVGIPSLVDNLSLVYNKDLFAKAGVAPPTNDWTWQDFRAAAKQLSNPSSKTYGWAYVNDGSEDTVWRYLAMLWQAGGDLLNADNTKPVFNSPAGLAALQLLHDMAVTDKSVYLDTGNQNYINLFNSGKIAMLWTGPWDLSSINSDVNYGVTYLPGYNGNHETISGPDLYMLFDHSAPRVQAALDFISWLTSAKVHIDFAIATGDLPLRQSETQLPAYQTFLTKYPAEKVFVSNLANVKHVRPNIANYAEVSAAVGQMIQSVLLGQSQPAAALKSASSQVSAVLAGS, encoded by the coding sequence ATGGTCCTCGTCCAGCCGGCCGGACGTCCGCACCGCCCGCGGACCCGCCGCACGACCCTGCTCGTCGCGCTCGGCGTGGCTGCCGCCCTCGGCGCCGCCGGATGCAGTGGCGGGAGCAGCAGCGGCTCCGCGGGGGGTAGCGCGAGTGCCGGTGGGGGCTCGACGTCGATCACCGTCGCTCACGGCTACACCGACGCCGAGGCGGCGGAGCTCAAGAAGCAGGTGGCGCAGTGGAACTCCGCGCACCCCAAGGAGACGGTCAAGCTCCTCTTCAACGGCGGCAACGACAGTGCGCTCCAGAAGACGGTGGCCGGATTCACCGCAGGCAACTTCCCGGACGTCGCCTACGAGTACGGCTCGTCGGCCGCGCAGCTGGCGCGTCAGCCCAAGCTCGTCGACCTCACCGACAAGGTGACGTCACCCGCTCTGGACTGGCAGGACTTCTTCCCCTCGGAGCGACAGGCCGCGACCGTCAACGGCAAGGTCGTGGGCATCCCCTCGCTCGTCGACAACCTCAGCCTCGTCTACAACAAGGACCTGTTCGCCAAGGCGGGTGTCGCTCCGCCCACGAACGACTGGACGTGGCAGGACTTCCGCGCAGCCGCCAAGCAGCTGTCCAACCCGAGCTCGAAGACGTACGGCTGGGCGTACGTCAACGACGGGAGCGAGGACACCGTCTGGCGCTACCTGGCGATGCTGTGGCAAGCCGGCGGCGACCTGCTCAACGCGGACAACACCAAGCCCGTCTTCAACTCCCCTGCCGGTCTCGCCGCCCTGCAGCTGCTGCACGACATGGCCGTCACGGACAAGTCCGTCTACCTCGACACGGGGAACCAGAACTACATCAACCTGTTCAACAGCGGCAAGATCGCCATGCTCTGGACGGGCCCGTGGGACCTGTCGAGCATCAACAGCGACGTGAACTACGGCGTGACCTATCTGCCCGGCTACAACGGCAACCACGAGACCATCTCGGGACCTGACCTCTACATGCTCTTCGACCACTCCGCGCCACGTGTCCAGGCGGCGCTGGACTTCATCTCGTGGCTCACCTCGGCCAAGGTGCACATCGACTTCGCCATCGCGACCGGGGACCTGCCGCTTCGTCAGTCCGAGACGCAGCTGCCGGCCTACCAGACCTTCCTCACCAAGTACCCCGCGGAGAAGGTCTTCGTCAGCAATCTCGCCAACGTCAAGCATGTTCGGCCGAACATCGCGAACTATGCCGAGGTCTCAGCCGCAGTCGGGCAGATGATCCAGAGCGTCCTGCTGGGACAGTCCCAACCGGCCGCCGCCCTGAAGTCCGCGAGCAGCCAGGTCTCGGCAGTTCTCGCCGGTTCGTGA